From the genome of Leptotrichia sp. HSP-342:
TTGGCTTCCGGCATCAATATTGATTTTAATTATGATGCTATGTATTAATTATGTCGGACAAGCTTTAAACAGGGCGGCTGACGCAAAACAGAGAAGAGGATAAAATAAAAAAGGAGAACAGTATGAAAAAATGGAAATTATTAATCACGCTTCTTGTATTGATATTCGTAGTTTCGTGCAATCCTGGTAAAAAGAGAAGTGAAATGCCAGGAGCAAAACTGAATTTATCATTATTTCCAGAAAAAACATCAAACAATGAGCCTGCAGTGCAAGGCGGAACTTTGCAAGTGGCGTTAGTAAAGGATAATCCATTGGTTGGAGTCTTTAATGAGACGTTCTATTCAGATGGTTATGATGGTGAGATTATTTCAATGTTTTTAAGCTCGGGTATATTTGAAGTGGATGAAAATTTTGAAATAACAGACAAAGGACCTGCCATTCTTACAGTTGATGCAAAAAATAAAAAAGCTACAATAAAAATAAAAGATGGTATAAAATGGTCCGACGGACAGCCTCTAACTGCTGATGACATCATTTTACCTTATGAAATTGTAGGGCATAAAGATTATACAGGAGTTCGATATACTGAAGAAAGTCAAAAGATTGTTGGAATGAAGGAATATCACGATGGGAAAGCCCCAAATATTTCAGGTATAAAAAAAATAGATGATAAAACGGTGGAAATTTCATTTTTACAACTAGGACAAAGCATTTATACAGTTGCAAACGGACTAGTTGGAAATGCACTACCAAAACACTATTTAAAAGGAATTCCAATAAAAGAATTGATTTCATCGGATAAAATTAGAATGAAACCAGTAACATTAGGACCATATAATTTAACAAAAGTTTCACGTGGAGAAAGTCTAGAATTTACAGCGAATCCTTATTATTACAAAGGAAAGCCGAAAATTGAAAAGGCAATAGTGCAAGTCGTAAATTCACAATCTATAGTGGCGGCATTAAAAGCTGGGAAATATGATTTTGTAATGAGCATGCCTGATTCTCTTTACAACAATTATAAAGATTTTAAAAATATAGAAACATTAGGACAACAGGATTTGTATTATTCGTATTTGGCTTTTAAGCTGGGGCATTATGACAAGTCTAAAGGGGAAAATGTGACAGATCCAAATGCCAAGATGTCGGATTTAAGATTACGTCAAGCTCTTGTGCATGCGATAAATGTTCAGGAAATAGCACAGGCATTTTATTTTGGGTTAAGACAGGAAGCAACTTCATCAATTCCTCCTGTTTTCAAGAAATATTTTCCAAAGGACCTGCAAGGTTATCCATACAATCCTGAAAAAGCAAAGCAATTACTGGATGAAGCAGGATACAAGGATGTAAATGGCGACGGAATCCGTGAAGATAAACATGGAAAGCCCTTTGAAATAAAGATGGCATTTATGGCAGGAGGCGATGTGGCAGAACCACTTGCACAAAACTACATTCAAAGCTGGAAAAAAATAGGGATAAAAGCAGTTCTTACATCGGGAAGATTGCTAGCTTTTCAGAATTTTTACGAAAAAGTGCAAGGAGATTCTAAAGATATAGATGTATTCTTTGGAGCTTGGGGAGTTGGAACAAGTTTAGATCCAACTGGCTCAGCAGGAAGAAAATCCCAGCTTAACTTTTCTCGTTTTGCATCAGAAGAAAATGACAGGCTAATAGGTGAAATATTAGGAGAAAAATCATTAACAGTTCCAAATTATAAAGTGGAAGCATACAAAAACTGGCAAAAATACTATATTGGACAAGCGGCAGAAGTTCCGTTAATGTACAGATATAAACTTTATCCAGTAAATAAAAGATTAAAAAATGTTTATATTGGATATGATTCTTCAAAAAAAGATGAAGGGATTCATAAGTGGGAATTGAC
Proteins encoded in this window:
- a CDS encoding oligopeptide ABC transporter substrate-binding protein; amino-acid sequence: MKKWKLLITLLVLIFVVSCNPGKKRSEMPGAKLNLSLFPEKTSNNEPAVQGGTLQVALVKDNPLVGVFNETFYSDGYDGEIISMFLSSGIFEVDENFEITDKGPAILTVDAKNKKATIKIKDGIKWSDGQPLTADDIILPYEIVGHKDYTGVRYTEESQKIVGMKEYHDGKAPNISGIKKIDDKTVEISFLQLGQSIYTVANGLVGNALPKHYLKGIPIKELISSDKIRMKPVTLGPYNLTKVSRGESLEFTANPYYYKGKPKIEKAIVQVVNSQSIVAALKAGKYDFVMSMPDSLYNNYKDFKNIETLGQQDLYYSYLAFKLGHYDKSKGENVTDPNAKMSDLRLRQALVHAINVQEIAQAFYFGLRQEATSSIPPVFKKYFPKDLQGYPYNPEKAKQLLDEAGYKDVNGDGIREDKHGKPFEIKMAFMAGGDVAEPLAQNYIQSWKKIGIKAVLTSGRLLAFQNFYEKVQGDSKDIDVFFGAWGVGTSLDPTGSAGRKSQLNFSRFASEENDRLIGEILGEKSLTVPNYKVEAYKNWQKYYIGQAAEVPLMYRYKLYPVNKRLKNVYIGYDSSKKDEGIHKWELTAVAPMR